A portion of the Anoxybacillus gonensis genome contains these proteins:
- the rpsI gene encoding 30S ribosomal protein S9: MAQVQYYGTGRRKSSVARVRLVPGEGRIIVNGRDIRDYVPYESLVEVVKQPLVLTETFGSYDVLVNVSGGGFTGQAGAIRHGIARALLQVDPEYRQTLKRAGLLTRDSRVKERKKYGLKGARRAPQFSKR; this comes from the coding sequence TTGGCACAGGTACAATACTACGGCACAGGCCGTCGCAAAAGTTCAGTTGCGCGCGTGCGTCTCGTTCCAGGTGAAGGACGCATTATCGTAAATGGTCGTGACATTCGTGACTACGTTCCATATGAATCGTTAGTGGAAGTTGTAAAACAGCCACTTGTTTTAACAGAAACGTTCGGTAGCTACGATGTATTAGTAAACGTAAGCGGTGGTGGATTTACAGGTCAAGCAGGTGCGATCCGTCACGGTATCGCTCGTGCATTGTTACAAGTTGACCCTGAATACCGTCAAACATTAAAACGTGCAGGCTTATTAACGCGCGATTCTCGTGTGAAAGAGCGTAAGAAATACGGTCTTAAAGGCGCTCGTCGTGCACCGCAATTCTCAAAACGTTAA
- a CDS encoding DUF2521 family protein: MGILTSFTAKKLEKQLTDERNALRDLSYRELWQRMRTYWQRYIIVSECIETICIDVAIEAYLIGAHYSRFIHYGESMETVRRRCIDEYMQLIYELYEHMKEYGEDMYDACARYIDGWWKEGIEKGLRRLRLRLK; this comes from the coding sequence TTGGGAATCCTTACATCGTTTACGGCAAAAAAGTTAGAAAAGCAGCTAACTGATGAACGAAATGCATTACGTGATCTTTCTTATCGTGAACTATGGCAACGTATGCGCACGTATTGGCAACGATACATCATTGTTTCTGAATGTATCGAAACGATATGCATCGATGTAGCGATTGAAGCATATTTGATCGGAGCGCATTATAGCCGCTTTATACATTATGGTGAGTCAATGGAAACGGTGAGAAGACGTTGTATCGATGAATATATGCAACTCATTTATGAATTGTATGAGCATATGAAAGAATACGGAGAGGACATGTACGATGCATGCGCTCGTTACATCGATGGATGGTGGAAAGAAGGAATCGAAAAAGGGCTGCGTCGTCTCCGTCTTCGTTTGAAGTAA